The following coding sequences lie in one Gammaproteobacteria bacterium genomic window:
- a CDS encoding aromatic ring-hydroxylating dioxygenase subunit alpha, giving the protein MNIVNLPIGDRGAMSDNASSSCTLPSKYYFDAGIFQRERQAIFYRNWCYVGHIGQLAKPEDYFVDSIVDQPIFLIRVDDNSIKGYMNVCQHRGHQLLTGSGSGKKRIVCPYHAWTYDLDGSLIRAPCTDELPSFKPDSFGLKEIAVAECAGLLFANLTPVSTKHEASVFEDVYPGLKNTLTGHLGNLEGFERKHRIDYQIAANWKVVVDNFSEGYHIPMAHRLLSQVLDSAASSDSRIEKHYAFFESICKSGYAGLDLEPGQSYLSWTIWPNTCMLSQPGCKNLFVIRMAPDGPAGCAERVDILAPAGESAPELDALKTLFADNFNKEDIAIVESVQRGLQSLGYDQSRYVADGKEDWYSESGLHRFHMRIIEALEIQQ; this is encoded by the coding sequence ATGAATATTGTTAATCTGCCAATCGGCGATCGTGGCGCGATGTCGGACAATGCATCGTCGTCATGCACCTTGCCATCTAAGTACTACTTTGATGCCGGGATATTTCAAAGAGAGAGGCAAGCCATTTTTTATAGGAATTGGTGCTATGTTGGACACATAGGACAACTCGCGAAGCCGGAAGATTATTTCGTCGACAGTATTGTTGATCAACCTATTTTCCTCATTCGTGTCGACGACAACTCCATCAAGGGCTACATGAATGTATGTCAGCACCGAGGGCATCAATTGTTAACGGGCAGTGGAAGCGGCAAAAAGAGAATTGTCTGTCCCTATCATGCTTGGACTTATGACCTCGATGGGTCCTTGATTAGGGCGCCTTGCACAGATGAACTACCGAGTTTCAAACCAGACTCATTTGGTCTGAAAGAAATCGCGGTGGCCGAATGTGCCGGACTGTTATTTGCCAATCTGACACCCGTCTCGACAAAACACGAAGCATCGGTTTTTGAAGATGTGTATCCGGGATTGAAAAACACCCTGACAGGGCATCTTGGCAACCTTGAGGGTTTCGAACGCAAGCATCGCATCGACTATCAGATTGCCGCTAACTGGAAAGTCGTGGTCGATAACTTCTCCGAAGGCTACCATATCCCAATGGCGCATAGACTATTGTCCCAGGTGCTGGACAGCGCAGCATCTAGCGACTCCCGCATTGAGAAGCACTATGCATTCTTCGAGTCGATCTGCAAATCCGGTTATGCCGGATTGGATCTGGAACCCGGGCAATCCTATCTCTCGTGGACCATTTGGCCCAATACCTGCATGTTGAGCCAGCCGGGGTGCAAAAACCTATTTGTGATTCGCATGGCGCCGGACGGACCTGCGGGTTGTGCCGAAAGAGTTGACATATTAGCCCCGGCGGGTGAATCTGCACCCGAACTGGATGCACTTAAGACCTTGTTTGCTGACAATTTCAACAAAGAGGATATCGCCATTGTTGAAAGCGTACAAAGGGGTTTGCAAAGTTTGGGTTACGATCAGAGCCGCTATGTTGCGGACGGTAAGGAAGATTGGTACTCAGAGTCTGGATTGCATCGCTTTCACATGCGAATAATAGAAGCATTGGAGATTCAGCAGTAG